The following nucleotide sequence is from Rhodothermus sp..
GCTGATCGTCGGACCGGCCGCTATCACGACCATTCTGGTAGCGCAGCAGACCTATGGTTATCTGCCCACCCTCGTCGCGTTGGTGGCCAATCTGTTGCTGGTGACGCTGGTCTTTGCGGCAGGCCCGTGGGTGATTCGCAAACTGGGACCGGTGGCTGTGCGGGCCATCGCAAAAGTCGCCAGCCTGTTTCTGGCAGCTATTGCTGTGGCAATGATTCGGGCCGGGGTAACAGGTATGCTGAGTGGATAGCGGAACCTTCCCTCATGAACGGCATTTAGGAGGCGCTGTGTGAACAAGGAGCCTGTGCGAATCCGCACCCACACTGTTCAGCTATGGCCCTGAAGACCCTCGACATTACTGCCCTGGCTGCCAAAACGGGCAACCTTTACGAGACGGTGGCGATCCTTTCGAAGCGTGCCCGCCAGATTGCCACTCAGATGAAGCAAGAGCTTGATGAAAAGCTTTCGTACTTTGAAGGCCTGGGGCCAGACTTTGACGATCCCCGGCATCAGGAAGAGCAGCGTCGCATTTCCATTGAGTACGAACTAAAGCCAGAGCCCACCGAGATCGCTGTAGAGGAGTTCCTGCACGACGAAATCTACTATCGCGACGCCTCGAAGGAACGCACCGAGGAAGAAGAGCTTCGTTGAACGAATCGGTTTGATGACGGAACGGGCATCTCTGCAGATGCCCGTTTTTTGTTGGTTTGGCTCGGGGCAGTCGTTAGAGAGACCCCCACGGTTTATCGCTACAGATCATGAGTGTGGGACTGAGCTTCCCCGTTGTGGGTCCGTTTCCGGCACTGGCCGCCCGGTCGTCGGAATCCATTCCGGTTCTTTCAGAAAATCACACCACACCCGTAGTGAAAAAAAGCCGTGTCTGAAGCAGGAGCACGGCCGTAGGGTGAAAGGCTCACCGCTCGCGCCAGTTGACTTCGGGCTCGGGACGGTTGTCGAGGATGGCCTCGATGCGGGCCATGACTTCCGGAGTCAGGTGCCGGGCTATCTCCAGGGCCCGCATGTTTTCTTGTACCTGTTCGGGGCGAGAAGCACCTGTAATTACGGTGCTCACGTTCGGGTTTTTCAGGCACCAGGCGATCGCCAACTGCGCCATCGTACAGCCCAGTTCTTCGGCAATTGGCATGAGCTGCCGCACTTTTTCGATCTGGCGCCGGCCTTCTTCGCTTTCCAGCCGCTTGCGTAGCCATTCGTAGCCGGGCAGACTCATGCGGCTACCCGGTGGAATGCCGTCGTTGTACTTGCCGGTCAGGATGCCGCTGGCCAACGGACTCCAGGTGGTCAGTCCCAGCCCGTAATCGCGATACAGGGGCGCGTACTCGCGTTCGACGCGCACGCGGTGAAACATGTTGTACTGGGGTTGCTCCATGGTAGGGGGGATCAGGTGCTCGCGGCGGGCAAACTCGTAAGCGTAGCGAATCTGCTCGGCACTCCATTCACTTGTACCCCAGTAGAAGGCCCAGCCCTGATCGAGCACATAGTTCATGGCCCAGACCGTTTCTTCGATGGGGGTTTCCGGGTCGGGCCGGTGGCAGAAGATCAGGTCCACGTAGTCAAGCTGCAGTCGCTCCAGTGCGGCTTTCGTACCCTCGATGATATGCTTGCGCGACAGGCCCACGTCGTTCGGTCCGGTGCCGCCCCAGAAAATCTTCGTGGAAATGACCAGGTCCGAGCGCTTCCAGCCCGAACGCTTCAGGATATTGCCCATCATGATTTCGGCCTTGCCGTGGGCGTAAACCTCGGCGTTGTCAAAAAAATTCACGCCCGCCTCGTAGGCCGCATGCATGCACGCTTCGGCCAGGCCTTCGTCGATCTGATCGCCGAACGTCACCCAGGCGCCGTAGGACAGCGCCGATACTTTCAATCCGGAACAGCCCAGATGCCGGTATTCCATGGTCATGGGTCTTGTGGGTTTGGATGAACACGACGGAGGCGCTTGTCAGTTTGCAATGGCGCTGCCATTTATGCAACCCGTTTGGCGTGTTCCGATGCGTTTGTAACGGCAAGTTCAAGAAGTGTGCGGAGGGTCTGGAGCAGCCGCTGCCGGATAGGTTGCGCTTCGCGGTAAAATTGCGCCTGGAGCGCTCGGTAGCGGCGGCGCCCTTCGGGCGTCTCGATGGGAATGGGCTCCAGGCCATAGGCACGTAGATCGTAAGGGCTGGCCTGCATGTCGAGCGTGCGGATGCGGCAGGCCAGCAGGAAGGCGTCGGCGATCAGATCGCTGCCCACCCAGGGGTAGAACTTGTAGGCCCATCGGTAGAGGTCCATGTTGGCATGCAGGCAGCCGGGCTGCTCCAGTTCGTGGATGGTGTCGCGGGTAGGCTGGTAGCGGTTGAGCGGACGGGCTGCTTCGGTGAAGAAACGAAACGCATCGAAGTGTGTGCAGGTGATGGGATGGGTTTCGACAAAGTGTGCCAGGGCATCGGGGGGCATGCGAAGGGGTACGTGTGCATGGCGAGGGTGCTTGGTACGATAGACCATGGCCCATTCATGCATGCCAAAGCAGCCGAAGTGAGGGCGGCGGGTGGCCGTTCGCTCCAGCAAGGTTACCACCCAGCGTAGCGACGGAATGCGGTGGGCAGGGAAGCGGGCAGGATCGACGACAATCCCGTCGGGTGTTTCGACAAAGCCGGGTTCGTGTAGCCACCGTCGGGCTTCGTCACCCTGCACAGCGATGCCCAGACCGGGACGCCAGCGTAACAGTCGGCTCGGCCGAAACGTGTAGTACTCAAACAGAAAATCCATCACCGGCTGCTTTACGCCACGGCGACGGGCGGCCCGGTATGGATCGAGCACCGGACGCAGCCGCGCCGCATGTGCCGCCGCGCGTCTACGCGCTTCGTCTTCGGTCAGTACGAGATGGACCGGAGGGGTGTCCATGGGTAACCGCTGCTACCGGTGCTCACGATGCGCACGTCGTCGTTTTAAAACAACGAACTCCCTTCGGATCCCGGCGTTGGCCTTAATAGCGTGTTTGCTTTCACCGAAACTTGTTCGCACCATGAAACGAATACTACGGGCCTTGTTGCTTTCGGCGCTGGCTACGGGCGGCTTTGCATGGGTACTATCCCGTCTGTATCCTCGCCCGAAGTCCACCGTTACCCGATCCAGTGAAGTGGACGCCGATCAGCTTACCCCGGAGGCGCAGGAGCAACTGCTGGAAGAACTAGACCGTCTGCTCTAACGCCGTACACGACGTTACTTTTGTGAGCAGCCATTTGTACCTTTCCAGTAGATCTGTAACCACTTGCCCGCTCCAATCGTAAGGAGGCTCAACAGAAAAACCAACAGAGGACCGCCATGCAACTGCGACGACACCTTTGGGCTGGCCTTCTCCTGCTGCTCTGGGTGCTGCCGGCCATCGGACAGACGAACCCGGACACCTCGGATCTGCCCGTAACGATTCCCTATGAGAAATTTGTGCTCGACAACGGACTGACGCTTATCGTCAGTCCGGATCACAAAGCGCCGATCGTGGCCGTGAACATCTGGTACCATGTAGGTTCCAAGAATGAAAAGCCCGGGCGCACGGGCTTTGCGCATCTGTTCGAGCACCTGATGTTCAACGGTTCAGAGCATTTCAACGATGACTGGTTTCAGGCGCTGGAACGTGTGGGCGCGACCGACCTGAATGGCACCACCAACCGCGATCGTACAAACTATTTCCAGACGGTACCGGTCAATGCACTGGATCTGGTGCTCTGGCTGGAGTCGGATCGCATGGGCCATCTGCTGGGCGCCATTGATCAGGCGAAGCTCGACGAACAGCGCGGCGTCGTCCAGAACGAAAAGCGCCAGGGAGAAAACCAGCCATACGGCAAAGTATGGAATATCATTGCCGAACACACCTATCCTGAAGGACATCCCTACTCGTGGCCGGTAATCGGCTATATGGAAGATCTCGAGGCCGCTACGCTGGAAGATGTGCACGAGTGGTTCAAAACCTATTATGGTCCCAACAACGCGACCATCGTCATTGCGGGCGACATCGATCCGCAGACGGCGCTGGACAAAGTGAAAAAATACTTCGGGTCCATTCCACCAGGACCGCCGCTGGCCAGGCCCAAAGCCTGGGTGGCCAAGCGTACAGGCGAGCAGCGTATGCGCATGGAAGACCGTGTACCGCAGGCCCGGATCTACAAGGTGTGGAACGTGCCCGAGTGGGGAAATCCGGAGCGGGATTACCTGGACCTGGCCGCCGATGTGCTCGCCAACGGCAAGACATCACGGCTCTACCGGCGGCTTGTTTACACGGATCAGATTGCCACAGACGTCAGCGCGTTTGTCTACACCGGTGAGATTGGCAGCCAGTTTATGATCATTGCCACAGCCAAGCCCGGTGTGCCGCTGATCCAAGTAGAGCAGGCCGTTGATGAAGAGCTGGCGCAGTTTCTGGAGGAAGGGCCTACAGCCGAAGAGCTGGAACGGGTGAAGGCGGACTTCATTGCCAGCTTTGTGCGGGGTGTGGAACGCATTGGTGGCTTTGGCGGAAAGAGCGATATCCTGGCTCAGTTTGAGGTGTATGGCGGCGATCCCGGCCTCTACAAGGTAATGCTACGGCGCATGCAGCAGGCTACGCCGGCGCAGGTGCTGGAGGCTGCCCGCAAGTGGCTCAGCGACGGCGTCTTCGTACTGGAGGTGCACCCGTATTCGAGGCTGCAAGCAACGGGCGAGGACGTCGATCGCTCGCAGTTGCCAGCCGTTGGCCCGGCGCCCGAGGTCACTTTCCCTGAAGTCCAGCAGGCCACGCTGTCGAACGGCCTGAAGGTGCTGCTCGTCGAGCGTCATGCGGTGCCAGTGGTCAACTTTCAGCTGATCCTGGATGCCGGCTACGCAGCCGACCAGTTCGCCCGACCGGGCACGGCCACGCTTGCCATGAATATGCTGGATGAAGGCACTACCAGCCGAACCGCTCTGGAAATTAGCGACGAGCTGGATCGGCTGGGGGCCCGGCTGGGAACAGGCTCTGCCCTGGACGTCTCGACAGTCTACTTTTCAGCGCTGCGGGACAAACTGGAGCCGTCGCTGGAGCTGTTTGCCGATGTCATCCTGAACCCGGCTTTTCCGGAAGCCGACTTCCAGCGGCTCAAACAGCAGCAACTTGTAGCCATTCAACGAGAGCAGGTATCGCCCGTGCAGATGGCGCTTCGCGTCTTTCCGCGCCTGCTCTACGGCGAAAATCACGCCTATGGCCTACCGCTCACCGGTTCTGGGACGATCCAGTCCGTGCAGCAGATTACTCGCGACGACCTGGTACGCTTTCACCAGACCTGGTTCAAGCCCAACCATGCCACGCTTGTCGTTGTAGGTGCCATCTCAATGGAAGAGCTGTTGCCCCGACTGGAGCAGCTCTTTGCCGACTGGAAACCTGGCGACATTCCGCAGAAGAACATTCAGGACGTTCCGCATAAGGAGCGCTCCGTGGTATATCTGATTGACCGACCTGGATCGGAGCAGTCCATTATCTTTGCCGGGCATATTGCGCCGCCCGAGGCCAACCCGCGCGAGTTGGCGATCAAGGTGATGAATCGGGTACTGGGCGGTGCCTTTACCTCGCGCATTAACATGAACCTTCGCGAGGACAAGCACTGGTCCTATGGCGCGCGGAGCATGTTGATCAGCGCACGGGGGCCGCGGCCCTTCATCGTCTACGCGCCAGTGCAGACCGATAAGACGGCGCCAGCTATGCTGGAGATTAAAAAAGAGCTGGAAGGCATCGTCAGCGGCCAGCAACCCATCACGTCCGAAGAACTGGATAAGGCGCAGCGTAATCTGACGCTCCGGTTGCCCGGACGCTGGGAAACGGCCAACGCCATTTTGAACGATCTGAGCTATGTTGTGCAGTTTGGCTGGTCGCTGGATTACTGGCGAACTTATCCAGAAGCCGTGCGGGCGCTCACGCTTGACGATGTCAATGCGGCCGCCCGTGAGGTGCTGCACCCGGACCGGCTCGTCTGGGTCGTAGTGGGCGATCGCAGCCGTATCGAAGAGGAGATTCGCCAGCTCGGCTTCGGCCCGGTGTATCTGGTTGACACCGAAGGTAACCTGCTGGCTTCGCTTTCCGAATAAAAGAAAACTCCTGGGTGCCCGTCCAGCATAGGATGGGCACCCAATTCTTTTGCCAGGGTAAAACAAACAGAAACAAAAATTTTTTACTTCAAAAAGGTGTTGCTATGTCGCTCTGGGTTCGATTTAAACGGTGGATTCGATCGATCTTTGGGGGGGCGATCGCTGCACTGGAAGACCCTCGGCTCATTCTGGAGCAGAACATTCGGGAGCTGAACGATCAGATCCCGAAGATGAACGAAAACATCGCCACCGTCAGGGCAAATGTCCTGTTGCTCCAGAAAGAGGTACGGCGCAACGAGCAGGAGATTGAGCGGCTGGTGGCCCGTATCAAGGCAGCCATCCAGGCAGGTCGTGACGATATCGCCCAACAGTATGCCCTACGGCTTCAGAAGACGAAGGAGACGCTGGCCCGTACCAGAGAGCAACTGCAATATGCCGAGGCGGCCTACGAAAAGGCACTCCAGGTAAAACAGGCCTTCCTCCGGGAGAAAGAGCGTAAGATC
It contains:
- a CDS encoding DNA-directed RNA polymerase subunit omega; the encoded protein is MALKTLDITALAAKTGNLYETVAILSKRARQIATQMKQELDEKLSYFEGLGPDFDDPRHQEEQRRISIEYELKPEPTEIAVEEFLHDEIYYRDASKERTEEEELR
- a CDS encoding aldo/keto reductase encodes the protein MTMEYRHLGCSGLKVSALSYGAWVTFGDQIDEGLAEACMHAAYEAGVNFFDNAEVYAHGKAEIMMGNILKRSGWKRSDLVISTKIFWGGTGPNDVGLSRKHIIEGTKAALERLQLDYVDLIFCHRPDPETPIEETVWAMNYVLDQGWAFYWGTSEWSAEQIRYAYEFARREHLIPPTMEQPQYNMFHRVRVEREYAPLYRDYGLGLTTWSPLASGILTGKYNDGIPPGSRMSLPGYEWLRKRLESEEGRRQIEKVRQLMPIAEELGCTMAQLAIAWCLKNPNVSTVITGASRPEQVQENMRALEIARHLTPEVMARIEAILDNRPEPEVNWRER
- a CDS encoding 3-methyladenine DNA glycosylase; this encodes MDTPPVHLVLTEDEARRRAAAHAARLRPVLDPYRAARRRGVKQPVMDFLFEYYTFRPSRLLRWRPGLGIAVQGDEARRWLHEPGFVETPDGIVVDPARFPAHRIPSLRWVVTLLERTATRRPHFGCFGMHEWAMVYRTKHPRHAHVPLRMPPDALAHFVETHPITCTHFDAFRFFTEAARPLNRYQPTRDTIHELEQPGCLHANMDLYRWAYKFYPWVGSDLIADAFLLACRIRTLDMQASPYDLRAYGLEPIPIETPEGRRRYRALQAQFYREAQPIRQRLLQTLRTLLELAVTNASEHAKRVA
- a CDS encoding pitrilysin family protein; amino-acid sequence: MQLRRHLWAGLLLLLWVLPAIGQTNPDTSDLPVTIPYEKFVLDNGLTLIVSPDHKAPIVAVNIWYHVGSKNEKPGRTGFAHLFEHLMFNGSEHFNDDWFQALERVGATDLNGTTNRDRTNYFQTVPVNALDLVLWLESDRMGHLLGAIDQAKLDEQRGVVQNEKRQGENQPYGKVWNIIAEHTYPEGHPYSWPVIGYMEDLEAATLEDVHEWFKTYYGPNNATIVIAGDIDPQTALDKVKKYFGSIPPGPPLARPKAWVAKRTGEQRMRMEDRVPQARIYKVWNVPEWGNPERDYLDLAADVLANGKTSRLYRRLVYTDQIATDVSAFVYTGEIGSQFMIIATAKPGVPLIQVEQAVDEELAQFLEEGPTAEELERVKADFIASFVRGVERIGGFGGKSDILAQFEVYGGDPGLYKVMLRRMQQATPAQVLEAARKWLSDGVFVLEVHPYSRLQATGEDVDRSQLPAVGPAPEVTFPEVQQATLSNGLKVLLVERHAVPVVNFQLILDAGYAADQFARPGTATLAMNMLDEGTTSRTALEISDELDRLGARLGTGSALDVSTVYFSALRDKLEPSLELFADVILNPAFPEADFQRLKQQQLVAIQREQVSPVQMALRVFPRLLYGENHAYGLPLTGSGTIQSVQQITRDDLVRFHQTWFKPNHATLVVVGAISMEELLPRLEQLFADWKPGDIPQKNIQDVPHKERSVVYLIDRPGSEQSIIFAGHIAPPEANPRELAIKVMNRVLGGAFTSRINMNLREDKHWSYGARSMLISARGPRPFIVYAPVQTDKTAPAMLEIKKELEGIVSGQQPITSEELDKAQRNLTLRLPGRWETANAILNDLSYVVQFGWSLDYWRTYPEAVRALTLDDVNAAAREVLHPDRLVWVVVGDRSRIEEEIRQLGFGPVYLVDTEGNLLASLSE
- a CDS encoding PspA/IM30 family protein, whose product is MSLWVRFKRWIRSIFGGAIAALEDPRLILEQNIRELNDQIPKMNENIATVRANVLLLQKEVRRNEQEIERLVARIKAAIQAGRDDIAQQYALRLQKTKETLARTREQLQYAEAAYEKALQVKQAFLREKERKIQEAKEALRAHERAKWQAKVADALEQFEIGGLDQTHEEMVQRLREETARSEARLELALDSVDADALKIEADAEALRAAELVRQFKLEMGLLEPEQKPALEAPAREGEQEAPEQTREAEKTKTIGRQRAR